Proteins found in one Pagrus major chromosome 20, Pma_NU_1.0 genomic segment:
- the LOC141015204 gene encoding phenylethanolamine N-methyltransferase — protein sequence MAACYQRFDPAAYLQYNYTPPRADFERKDSIVPWKLACLHRAFSEVSHLFSLLFPGDVSGELLVDIGSGPTLYQVLSGCEVFNKVLLTDFLEVNRQELRHWLQDEGGCNLDWTPYLQYVCKLEGRRPSEWTKKAAKLRQVITDILPIDVHRPQPLARDALPSEGADCLVSCFCLESVSPDLAAFTRALGHIRRLLRPGGHLLLIGALGESYYFGGPGVKIPVVPLNEAQVCDSLKESGYTLIRLEVYTLPQDMRVGVDDVTGVFFAKARKD from the exons ATGGCAGCCTGCTACCAGAGATTTGATCCAGCAGCGTACCTACAGTATAACTACACTCCACCACGGGCTGATTTTGAAAGAAAGGACAGCATTGTGCCGTGGAAACTGGCATGCCTGCATAGAGCTTTCAGTGAAG TCTCACAtctattttctctcttgtttccAGGCGACGTGAGCGGTGAGCTGCTGGTGGACATAGGGTCGGGCCCCACCCTGTACCAGGTGCTGAGCGGCTGTGAGGTTTTCAACAAGGTGCTGCTCACAGACTTCCTGGAGGTCAACAGGCAGGAGCTCAGGCACTGGCTCCAGGACGAGGGCGGCTGCAACCTGGACTGGACACCCTACCTGCAGTACGTCTGCAAGCTGGAGGGAAGACG GCCCTCAGAATGGACAAAGAAAGCAGCCAAGCTACGCCAGGTCATCACGGACATCCTCCCCATCGATGTGCACCGCCCTCAGCCTCTGGCCCGTGACGCCCTTCCTTCAGAGGGGGCCGACTGTCTCGTGTCCTGCTTCTGTCTGGAGAGTGTCAGCCCAGACTTGGCCGCCTTCACCAGGGCCCTGGGCCACATCAGGAGGCTCCTGCGCCCTGGTGGCCACCTCCTGCTCATCGGGGCCCTGGGAGAGAGTTACTATTTTGGGGGGCCTGGGGTAAAGATCCCTGTGGTCCCGTTGAATGAGGCGCAGGTCTGTGATAGTTTGAAGGAGAGTGGCTACACACTGATCAGGCTGGAGGTTTACACACTGCCTCAGGACATGAGGGTGGGGGTGGATGATGTCACTGGGGTGTTTTTTGCAAAGGCAAGAAAGGATTAA